AGCGCTCATTGGGCTTCCGGCGAACCACCATCGCCCAGTCCGGTTCCATCCTGGATGGCATGGAAGGCGTGACTCGATGGGTGGTCAAGCAGTTCATCGGAGACGTGAACATCCAGCGCGGCAAGCTGGACAAGGCCCATTCGTTCTACCTGTTCACCCAGGTCCGCAAGTAGTCGACTGGAGGGCCTGGAAGATTTCCCGGGCCCTGGATTCCCAGGAAAGCCTCTGCGCGAAGACGACTCCTCGTGCGCTGGCTTCGAGGGACTTCGCCTGGTCATCCAGATAGCTCGATAGAGCCTCGGCGGCGGATTCAGGCGAGTTCTCCTCGACGATGCTCCCAGCCCCCGGCCCGACAGCTTCTGGCATGCCTCCCGAGCGAGCGGCCACGACAACGCCGCCGCAGGCTTGCGCCTCGGCGAGCACCATCCCGAAGCCTTCCACATCCCGGGGGGTTTGTCGGGAGAGAAGAGCGAACACGCCCAGGGAAAGAAAAGAGGGGAGTTCCTCGTCAGGGATCTTTCCGCAGAACGTCGCGCACTTCTCGAGGTCGCCTTCGCGAACGATGGATTCCAAACGCCGGCGGTCGGGTCCCGTGCCTCCGATCAGGAGCCGGACATCGGGATGGTCTTTCGCAAGAATTTTCATGGAGCGCAACAGGGTGTCGATCCCCTTGCGCTCCACCAATCTCGCGAGTGTCGTGACGACCGGGGTCTCGGGGGCGATCCCCAGGCGCTGGCGCAAGGCGAGTCTTTGGTCGGTGGAGGGTGGTCGTAATTTGTCCAGATCCACGCCGGGATGGACCACGCGGATCTTGGCAGGTGCGATTCCGGAGGGAAGCAGCGACGCCGTGGCACGCGAATTGGGTAGTACGAGATCCATGGCCTCCAGGGTTCGCGACGCGAAGCGCAGACCCATCGAGCCGAGCGGATGGCGCAGCAATTCCCGTCCGTGCACGAGCGTCGCACGCACGATCCCGTGCTTGGTGGGGGCCATTGCGGGAAACCATTGCGCGTACAGGATGTGGGTGATTCCGTGGCGCTTCAGGATCCGGCGCAGCCTTGCCGCCAGCGCAAGCACGAGCCAACTGGAATGGATCCGGAGCCTCTCCACGGCAAACGGGAGGGATGGATCGACCAGCGCGGCGGCGGGATGGTCGGGTGCGACCACCACGAGGTGCTCGCAGAGTGGATGGATGTGCTCGGCCAGTCGGCCCACATAGGTCTGGATTCCGCCGGTTTCCGGCGGAAAGTCTTGGGTCACGATGGCAAGCCGCACCCGCTCAAGGGTGCAATGAACCATCGAGTCCGGCAAGTGGGGGATTGGATCCTACATTCCATGATGAAGCCATGTTGTCGATCCTTTTGACATTTCTGTTTTGTGGCGATGCCGACTCCGCCTTCCCTGGTTGGATCGCCCCGTCACAGAAAGCGCCGCCGCCGACCGCGACGACGAATGCCAAACGCGCCACCGCCAACAACGGAAACCACTCTTCCGATTGGATGGTGATCCAAGAGCATCCGGCCTTGCAGAGGGATTCCACCGTCACCCTGGACATCCTGGAGCATCCGGTGATGTCCGCTCTGGTGTGGCCCTTCGACAATATTCTGGCCCCGACGGCGAAATTCTTGCTTCGACCCGTCCGCAAGGCGGTCCGGTACGGAGAGCGAACCCATACCATCGATCGAGGATTGAGGTTGGTCCATCCCGATTCCGTGGAAACGCGATGGCTGTACCCGATTGCGACCCTGGATGGGAGCGAAGGATCGGCTTGGGGGCTCACCTACCTGGATCAGGACTTCCTGGGGCGAAAATGGAATTTCCGCACGTCGGGGAGAGTGGCCGTCCAGCGGGATGTCGGAGGGAGTCTGTCCCTGACGCTTCCTGGCATGAGACCTTTGGGGCAGCAGTTCTGGGGAACCACTTCCGCCTCACGCAGCCAGGCCGTTGGCATCCGGATTCCGGGAATGTGGGATGCCGGGAGTCCGACCACCCAGGGGGCGGTTTCCATGAAAAAAATCCAGTGGAGTGTCGGGAGCGCCTTTCCGTTTCCCTTGGCAAGCTCGGTGTGGATCAACTATGCCTCCGAGTGGCTTTCGGTGGGGCAGCCCCTGCGGTGGGATCTGGAGCTTCCGTCCGCCGACACCGTGCCTTGGCTTTCCGGCGGCGACCGCGGAACCAGCGGAGAAGAAACGGACCGCACCTTGTCGGTCGGCTGGAACTGGTCGGATCAGAATTTGTCCGGAGCACCTTCGTCAGGAGGCGCGATCGGTGTCAGAGGATGGAGAGCCTGGGCCATGGGCGGTGGCGATGCCGCTGGTTTCGAAGCGACGATCGCCCGGTACTTCTTGATTGGAAAGGAGCGCTACGTCTATCGGGCGGAGGATCTGAAGCCATACCTGGACCTCGATGCCAAGGAGGTCGTCCGGATCCTCGACCCCTCCACGTTGCGCCAACGCCTGACGCAACGGAAGATCTTGGCGCTCCATGCGCGGGTGGCCAGGATGTGGGAAGTCGATCCTTCCGGAATTCCGACTTCGTTTTTCCTTTTCCCCACGATGGGCAGCGGTGCGCCCGCACGCGCCTATCCAGGCGGTTTTTTGGTGGACCGTGCCGTGGCGGGAATCTCCGCCGAGTACCGCTGGCCTGTTTGGAAATACGTGGACGGCACCGCCTTCGCCGAAGTCGCCTGGGCGGACGCGGGATGGTGGGTACCCCGATGGGAGCAGGTCGCGCCCGGTTTCGGGACGGGTTTGCGCGTGCGGCTGGACAACCGTTTCCTGTTCCGCACCCATGTTTCCATCGGTCGCGTAGGCGTCCGCTACGC
This DNA window, taken from Fibrobacterota bacterium, encodes the following:
- a CDS encoding glycosyltransferase family 4 protein codes for the protein MPDSMVHCTLERVRLAIVTQDFPPETGGIQTYVGRLAEHIHPLCEHLVVVAPDHPAAALVDPSLPFAVERLRIHSSWLVLALAARLRRILKRHGITHILYAQWFPAMAPTKHGIVRATLVHGRELLRHPLGSMGLRFASRTLEAMDLVLPNSRATASLLPSGIAPAKIRVVHPGVDLDKLRPPSTDQRLALRQRLGIAPETPVVTTLARLVERKGIDTLLRSMKILAKDHPDVRLLIGGTGPDRRRLESIVREGDLEKCATFCGKIPDEELPSFLSLGVFALLSRQTPRDVEGFGMVLAEAQACGGVVVAARSGGMPEAVGPGAGSIVEENSPESAAEALSSYLDDQAKSLEASARGVVFAQRLSWESRAREIFQALQSTTCGPG